From a single Rosa rugosa chromosome 7, drRosRugo1.1, whole genome shotgun sequence genomic region:
- the LOC133721337 gene encoding protein SRC2-like, with the protein MDCRTLEIRLLSAEQIKNVNNFSTMDVYAVVSVSGGADKHKFITPIHKNCGTHPRWNNPPFTFTLDDAALNQNRLTLKIKLISDRILKETKIGKAVIPVSQLLENSGKDNLPYVTYTVLRPKEKPQGNVTFVYKFGEKFWAPLPVQPKAQKEVLEQPRSLMSMPQPQAEYEYSSLLHLSYGYPLQSQAEYEYSSIVQQGYGYPIQ; encoded by the coding sequence ATGGATTGCAGGACCTTGGAAATAAGGCTGTTATCGGCTGAACAGATCAAGAACGTCAACAACTTCTCCACGATGGACGTCTACGCCGTCGTTTCAGTCTCCGGCGGAGCCGACAAGCACAAGTTCATCACACCCATCCACAAAAACTGCGGCACCCACCCCAGATGGAACAACCCCCCCTTCACTTTCACGCTCGACGACGCCGCTCTTAACCAGAACCGCCTCACACTTAAGATCAAGCTCATCTCCGACCGAATCCTCAAGGAAACCAAGATCGGAAAGGCCGTCATTCCGGTGAGTCAGCTGCTAGAAAATAGTGGCAAGGACAACCTCCCGTACGTGACCTACACGGTTTTAAGGCCCAAGGAGAAACCCCAAGGCAACGTCACTTTTGTTTACAAGTTCGGCGAGAAATTTTGGGCTCCTCTTCCCGTTCAGCCCAAGGCCCAAAAGGAGGTTCTCGAGCAGCCAAGGAGTTTGATGTCCATGCCACAGCCGCAGGCCGAGTATGAGTACTCGTCACTTTTGCATTTGAGTTATGGGTATCCGTTACAGTCGCAAGCCGAGTACGAGTACTCGTCGATTGTGCAACAAGGTTACGGGTACCCGATACAATAA
- the LOC133721336 gene encoding protein SRC2-like, whose protein sequence is MDCRPFEVTVFGANDIKDVNMFSKMDVYAVVSVSGNGFRKQKLRTPVHKDAGTNPKWNHTLKFTLDNSALDRLKIKIKLISDRTLGDTKIGKAVVPVKDLLQNEKNDKHVTYPVLTAKGRPKGSVSFGYKFGEKFTAPLPVLHQAHKKAHEPVMAYPAGHAGSSSAYPPPGVAHPVYHPYPPQPQPGYGYPPQQQPGYGYPPQQQPGYGYPPVVQPGYGYVQQPQKPKRGRGNMGLGLGAGLLGGLLIGDMVSDVGEMGAYDAGYDDGMGDGFDF, encoded by the coding sequence ATGGATTGCAGGCCTTTCGAAGTAACGGTGTTCGGCGCCAATGACATCAAGGACGTCAACATGTTCTCCAAGATGGACGTCTACGCCGTCGTCTCCGTCTCCGGTAACGGCTTCAGGAAGCAGAAGCTCCGCACCCCCGTCCACAAAGACGCCGGCACCAACCCCAAATGGAACCACACCCTCAAGTTCACCCTCGACAACTCCGCCCTCGACCgcctcaaaatcaaaatcaagctCATCTCTGACCGCACCCTCGGCGACACCAAGATCGGAAAGGCCGTGGTTCCGGTCAAGGACCTCCTGCAAAACGAGAAGAACGACAAGCACGTGACCTACCCGGTCCTGACTGCCAAGGGAAGACCCAAAGGCAGCGTCAGTTTCGGGTACAAGTTCGGCGAGAAATTCACGGCGCCTCTTCCGGTCCTGCATCAGGCCCACAAGAAGGCCCACGAGCCCGTTATGGCGTACCCGGCGGGCCATGCCGGGTCGAGCTCCGCTTACCCGCCACCCGGAGTGGCCCACCCGGTTTATCATCCTTACCCGCCTCAGCCACAACCGGGTTACGGGTACCCGCCGCAGCAGCAACCGGGTTACGGGTACCCGCCGCAGCAGCAGCCGGGTTACGGGTACCCGCCGGTAGTGCAGCCGGGTTATGGGTACGTGCAGCAGCCGCAGAAGCCCAAAAGAGGAAGAGGGAACATGGGGCTTGGGTTGGGAGCGGGACTGTTGGGTGGGTTGCTGATCGGAGATATGGTTTCCGATGTCGGTGAGATGGGGGCGTATGATGCTGGTTATGATGATGGTATGGGTGATGGGTTTGATTTCTAG